A window from Bacteroidia bacterium encodes these proteins:
- a CDS encoding T9SS type A sorting domain-containing protein: protein MIESIQGASSSSPVIFESESGDSSLVVLQGDSVITPGYVLKVNAAANLVFKGITFKNTGSNDTLVNFVGATSHLRFLNNQFLDTDGRYFVYSKIDSNDSLQLNGYNEFRSNLFKGNSNSRVFFNTNNQVSAYPNARGNNFIHNNFVDGSGLYLYGQQSVQISNNVFISNSVSLTGGCSYIDSGTDIRITNNTLINAGIDIRSSSYSDESIKGIIANNFIYADFLNSSWLASGIGMFINGFKNIDVIFNTIHTKSNIRANSLFATLRVYQGQSINCRILNNIIYNEGQAKALNVEDTPFDIWDYNSIYTTGDTFASFGYNYYVGSLSDWQDSTSYEQNSLSIAPEFISDSLPNLQLGSQLCGRGIWMDEVTTDIYGNARSNPPTIGAFELPTPCTVGFTQPEGKAKLFELSPNPATETLNIMYAGQSLHAELQLTNTLGQEVLKKRIQLGLSAIGLADVEQGVYLCKLVADGKTIAAKRLVVVR, encoded by the coding sequence GTGATTGAATCCATTCAGGGGGCTTCGTCCAGCAGCCCTGTTATCTTCGAATCCGAAAGTGGCGATAGCAGTTTAGTTGTATTGCAGGGTGATTCAGTAATTACTCCCGGATACGTTTTAAAAGTTAATGCAGCCGCCAATTTGGTTTTCAAGGGTATTACATTCAAAAATACCGGAAGCAATGATACCTTAGTAAATTTTGTCGGTGCAACCTCACACCTTAGATTCCTCAATAATCAGTTTTTGGATACTGATGGAAGATACTTTGTTTATTCAAAAATCGATTCAAATGATAGTCTGCAATTAAATGGCTATAACGAATTTCGTTCTAATCTTTTTAAGGGTAATAGCAATTCACGTGTGTTTTTTAATACAAATAACCAAGTATCAGCTTATCCCAATGCACGGGGTAATAATTTTATTCATAACAACTTTGTTGACGGTTCAGGTTTATACCTCTATGGACAACAAAGTGTTCAAATTAGCAACAATGTATTTATTTCAAACTCAGTATCATTAACTGGTGGCTGTAGTTATATTGATAGTGGTACTGATATTAGAATAACAAACAATACCTTGATTAATGCTGGTATTGACATTAGAAGTAGCTCATATTCAGATGAATCAATTAAAGGAATAATCGCCAATAATTTTATTTATGCCGATTTTTTAAATTCATCTTGGTTAGCCAGTGGGATAGGTATGTTTATAAACGGATTTAAAAATATAGATGTCATTTTCAATACAATTCATACAAAATCTAATATTCGAGCAAATAGTTTATTTGCAACACTTAGGGTGTATCAGGGGCAGTCCATCAATTGCCGCATATTGAATAATATAATATACAACGAAGGGCAAGCAAAGGCTCTGAACGTAGAAGATACCCCATTTGATATTTGGGACTATAATAGTATCTACACAACTGGGGATACTTTTGCCAGTTTTGGATATAATTATTATGTTGGCTCACTTTCAGATTGGCAGGATTCAACCTCCTACGAACAAAACTCTCTTTCCATTGCCCCCGAGTTTATATCTGATAGCCTCCCCAATCTACAACTAGGTTCACAGCTTTGCGGACGTGGTATATGGATGGACGAAGTTACAACCGACATATACGGCAACGCCCGCAGCAACCCACCCACAATTGGGGCTTTTGAATTGCCCACTCCCTGCACCGTAGGTTTCACACAACCTGAGGGCAAAGCAAAGCTATTCGAGCTAAGTCCAAACCCCGCCACAGAAACCTTGAATATTATGTATGCCGGGCAAAGCCTACATGCAGAACTGCAACTTACAAATACGCTTGGGCAAGAGGTATTGAAGAAACGAATACAGCTTGGTTTATCGGCTATCGGCCTTGCAGATGTTGAGCAAGGTGTTTATTTGTGTAAGTTGGTGGCTGATGGGAAAACTATTGCGGCTAAGAGGCTGGTGGTGGTGAGGTAA